Genomic DNA from Mycobacteroides chelonae CCUG 47445:
TCGGTGAGTCGACGGGCGTTTCCAGCTCCCATTTCTGTACGGCGTAGGAGTGCACGAAGTAAAAACGCGTGTCGGCGTCCAGACCTGCGAACAGATCCGATTCGGCCGGCGCATCGACGGTGTTCCATCCCATATGCGGGATCACCGGTGCATCCAGGCGGCTGACCACGCCGGGCCACTGACCGCAGCCCTCGGCGTCGACACCGAATTCGATGCCGTGGCTGAACAGGATCTGCATACCGACGCAGATGCCCAGCACAGGGCGGCCCCCGGACAGCCGCACGTCGATGATCCGCTCACCGTCGATACCGCGCAGTCCCTCCATGCAGGCCGCGAAGGCGCCTACTCCGGGCACGACAAGACCGTCGGCGTTGAGCGCCGCGTTGGCATCGGCGGTCACCGTGACATCGGCACCGACCCGTTCCAGCGCGCGCTGTGCGGATCTAAGATTTCCCGAACCGTAGTCGAGGACAACGACTTTGGGTCCAGCACCGGTCACAGGCTGCCCTTAGTCGACGGCACACCGGTAACCCGCGGATCGGGTTCCACCGCTTGGCGCAGTGCTCGGGCGACAGCCTTGTACTGTGCCTCGGTGATGTGGTGCGGGTCGCGGCCGTACAGCGTGCGTACATGCAGCGCGATCCGCGCATTGAGTGCCAACGACTCGAACACGTGCGCATTGATGACGGTGTGGTACGGAACCGAAGAGCCTGCGATCGTGGTGTGCAGCAGATGATCCGGTTCGCCGGTGTGCACACAGTACGGTCTGCCGGACACGTCCACCGCGGCGTGGGCCAGGGTCTCGTCCATCGGGATGAAGGCATCCCCGAACCGGCGAATCCCCTTCTTGTCTCCGAGCGCTTCGGCGAGCGCCTGGCCGAGAGTGATGGCGGTGTCCTCCACCGTGTGGTGCGCCTCGATCTCAGTGTCGCCCTTGGCCGTGATCTTCAGATCGAAACTGGCGTGCGTACCGAGGGCCGTGAGCATGTGGTCGAAGAACGGCACCCCGGTGTCGATGTGCACCTGGCCGGTGCCGTCCAGGTTCAGTTCCACCACGATGTCCGACTCGCGGGTGGCGCGCGCTACGCGTGCCACCCGATTCCACGCCGATGCCGTCATGAGGGCGCACCTTTCTCTAGGTCCGTCGCAGCCAGGTTGTCGCTGACCTTCAAGAACACGTCATTCTCGCTCGCCAACCCGATCGTGACGCGCAGAAATCCCGGAATGCCGACATCCCGGATGAGAACACCCGCGTCGAGATAACGCTGCCAGCTCGCGGCCGAATCGGTGAATCGACCGAAGAGCACGAAGTTCGCGTCACTGGGAATGACCTCGAATCCGCTGGCCGATAACGCCTCCGATACCCGAATACGTTCAGCGACCAAAGTCGCGACACTGCCGAGAGTCTCGGCGCCATGTTTCACCGCGGCACGCGCGGCCGCCTGGGTAAGCACGGAGAGGTGGTACGGCAGGCGCACCAATAGCAGCGCATCGATGACCGCAGGTGCCGCCGCGAGATACCCCAGCCGCCCACCGGCGAAGGCGAAGGCCTTACTCATGGTGCGGCTCACGATCAGCTTCGTCGGATACTCGTCGATCAACGTGATTCCGCTCGGCGCCGAAGAGAACTCGCCGTACGCCTCGTCCAGGATCACGACTCCTGGAGCCTCTTCGAGGATCTGCCGCAAGTCCTGCAGCGGAACCGACTGTCCCGTCGGGTTGTTGGGGCTCGTCACGAAGACGACATCGGGCTGACGCGCTCGAATCGCCTCGACCGCTGCGCCGACATCGAGCGAGAAGTCTTCCAAACGCTGAGCCTGCAACCATTCCGTCTGGGTTCCATCGGAAATGATCGGGTGCATCGAGTACGACGGCGTGAAGCCCAACGCGCTGCGCCCGGGCCCGCCGAATGCCTGCAGCAGCTGCTGCAATATCTCATTGGAACCGTTTGCCGCCCAAACATTCTCGGTAGCGACGGGCACGCCTGTGCGCTCGGTCAGGTATGCCGCCAGATCCGTGCGCAAGGCCACCGCGTCCCGGTCCGGGTATCGGTGCAACTCGGCGGCCACTTCGCGAACCGACACGGCGACGTCCTCGATCAAGCCGTCCGATGGTTCGTGCGGATTCTCGTTGGTGTTCAGCCGCACCGGCACGGTCAGCTGCGGTGCACCGTACGGATTCTTGCCACGCAGGCTGTCCCGCAGCGGCAAGTCGTCCAGCCGGGCCGCGCCGCCGATCAGATCGCTCATGATCGCTCAAACCTGCGCCGAACGGCCTCACCGTGCGCAGGCAGATTCTCTGCGTTGGCAAGCGTAATCACGTGCCCGGAAACCTCTTTGAGAGCGGCCTCGGTGTAATCCACGATGTGGATGCCGCGCAGGAAGGTCTGCACGGACAGCCCACTCGAGTGCCGTGCACACCCGGCGGTGGGCAGTACGTGATTGGATCCGGCGCAGTAGTCGCCAAGGCTTACCGGCGACCACGGACCCAGGAAGATCGCGCCGGCACTGCGCACGCGTGCGGCCACGGGCACCGGATCGGCAGTTTGAATTTCCAGGTGCTCGGCCGCATAGGCATTCACGACCTTGATTCCAGCGCTGAGGTCGTCGACGAGGACGATTCCCGACTGAGGCCCGGTCAACGCCGCGGTGACTCGTTCGGCATGCACCGTCGTCTCCAGCTGCGCGGCGGTCTCTTTCACCACCGCGTCGGCCAGTTTCTCACTCGTGGTGACGAGCACGCTTGCTGCCAACACATCGTGTTCGGCCTGGCTGATCAGGTCGGCGGCCACATGCACCGGATCTGCCGTCTCATCGGCGAGGATGGCAATCTCGGTGGGGCCTGCCTCGGCATCGATGCCCACCAGCGACCTGCACAACCGCTTGGCCGCGGTCACATAGATATTGCCGGGCCCGGTAATCATGTCGACCGGAGCGAGTTCGCCGCCATCGGTGTCGACGCCGCCATGGGCCAGTAGTGCAACACCCTGCGCTCCGCCGACCGCCCAGATCTCCTCAACTCCAAGCAACTGTGCCGCCGCGAGGATCGTCGGGTGAGGCAGCCCGCCGAACTGCGCCTGCGGCGGTGAAGCGATGACGAGGGAACCGACTCCGGCCGTCTGCGCCGGCACGACGTTCATCACGACGCTTGACGGGTACACGGCGTTACCGCCGGGAACGTACAAGCCCACGCGTTCGACGGGCAACCACCGCTCGGTGACGGTGGCGCCATCGGCGACGGTGGTCACCGTGTCCTGGCGGCGCTGATCGGCGTGCACCGCCCGCGCGCGCAGGATGGCCACCTCGAGTGCGTCACGCACCGCGGGGTCCAGTTCGGCGAGAGCGCGCTCCCTCTCGGCCGCCGGCACGCGAACGGTCTTGGGGCGAACGCCATCGAACTCGGCGCAGTACTGAAGTGCCGCCTCGGCGCCGCGGTCCCGGACCGCTTCGACGACCGGTCGCACCGTCGGGAGCACGGCATCGACGTCGGTTCCGCCCCGCGGGAGCGCAGAGCGCAGATGGGACGGGGACAGGCTTGCACCACGCATGTCGATACGGCGAAGCAGCGTTGCGCCGCCTGCACCAAGAGCATCTGCCGGGGTGGGTCCGTCGATCACATCCGCCATTCTCCCAGAGCTGCTCAACACCATTTACCACGCAGTCACCGGTTGTGTGTGACGCACGTCTAACTAGACTCGTCCACGAAAAGCCGCACCGACCCACAACGATCGGATCATCGATGTCAGCAAATC
This window encodes:
- a CDS encoding histidinol-phosphate transaminase — encoded protein: MSDLIGGAARLDDLPLRDSLRGKNPYGAPQLTVPVRLNTNENPHEPSDGLIEDVAVSVREVAAELHRYPDRDAVALRTDLAAYLTERTGVPVATENVWAANGSNEILQQLLQAFGGPGRSALGFTPSYSMHPIISDGTQTEWLQAQRLEDFSLDVGAAVEAIRARQPDVVFVTSPNNPTGQSVPLQDLRQILEEAPGVVILDEAYGEFSSAPSGITLIDEYPTKLIVSRTMSKAFAFAGGRLGYLAAAPAVIDALLLVRLPYHLSVLTQAAARAAVKHGAETLGSVATLVAERIRVSEALSASGFEVIPSDANFVLFGRFTDSAASWQRYLDAGVLIRDVGIPGFLRVTIGLASENDVFLKVSDNLAATDLEKGAPS
- the hisH gene encoding imidazole glycerol phosphate synthase subunit HisH; translation: MTGAGPKVVVLDYGSGNLRSAQRALERVGADVTVTADANAALNADGLVVPGVGAFAACMEGLRGIDGERIIDVRLSGGRPVLGICVGMQILFSHGIEFGVDAEGCGQWPGVVSRLDAPVIPHMGWNTVDAPAESDLFAGLDADTRFYFVHSYAVQKWELETPVDSPIAKPLVTWATHHVPFVAAVENGALAATQFHPEKSGDAGAVLLSNWVKGIS
- the hisD gene encoding histidinol dehydrogenase gives rise to the protein MRGASLSPSHLRSALPRGGTDVDAVLPTVRPVVEAVRDRGAEAALQYCAEFDGVRPKTVRVPAAERERALAELDPAVRDALEVAILRARAVHADQRRQDTVTTVADGATVTERWLPVERVGLYVPGGNAVYPSSVVMNVVPAQTAGVGSLVIASPPQAQFGGLPHPTILAAAQLLGVEEIWAVGGAQGVALLAHGGVDTDGGELAPVDMITGPGNIYVTAAKRLCRSLVGIDAEAGPTEIAILADETADPVHVAADLISQAEHDVLAASVLVTTSEKLADAVVKETAAQLETTVHAERVTAALTGPQSGIVLVDDLSAGIKVVNAYAAEHLEIQTADPVPVAARVRSAGAIFLGPWSPVSLGDYCAGSNHVLPTAGCARHSSGLSVQTFLRGIHIVDYTEAALKEVSGHVITLANAENLPAHGEAVRRRFERS
- the hisB gene encoding imidazoleglycerol-phosphate dehydratase HisB — protein: MTASAWNRVARVARATRESDIVVELNLDGTGQVHIDTGVPFFDHMLTALGTHASFDLKITAKGDTEIEAHHTVEDTAITLGQALAEALGDKKGIRRFGDAFIPMDETLAHAAVDVSGRPYCVHTGEPDHLLHTTIAGSSVPYHTVINAHVFESLALNARIALHVRTLYGRDPHHITEAQYKAVARALRQAVEPDPRVTGVPSTKGSL